The following proteins are co-located in the Triticum aestivum cultivar Chinese Spring chromosome 1A, IWGSC CS RefSeq v2.1, whole genome shotgun sequence genome:
- the LOC123060173 gene encoding translation initiation factor IF-2 yields MEDLLDAEIGKNDYDWLLTPPGTPRVPALEVAQKIPSSNILPKRTLTRSSSTTRASRLSVSQTENGHSAVPTRPARSNSVTRPSIQSTLMSSNNRTSVLSASISSVSSRPTTPSRRSSTIAAPKQLVPASRPVPARSSTPVKPRPSTPSKTRPSTPVKTHQATSNSATDAAAGRTTATQSSRPSTPNSRSRIMLNSSSGSIPAMSRPSPSVGIIPATSRPGASSSNGHGTSHPTSLSSGTVPSVSRSSSRSSTPTRQPAVRSSTPAMGRSPSFGRTSSSNSLTTSMNRPAASSGRSSAPSSAPSSRPSSPGPRPRAPVRSHDIPSSAPASRPSSPGARPRAPVRPHDTPSSAPSSRPSSPSPRPRAPVRPLDIPDFPNETPPNLRTKLPERPLSAGRSRPGMASGIRSNPHAEQLAASAPAKKLSVPAASRNKFSDPPSKAPSRSNGHQNRQSERPVVDSQATRTARTGAVAGDNGFGRTISKNSLDMAIKHMDIRQNLGGIRGASLFPHSIRSSAGKARPVRMSDPGHPTSNGDHRHYADNGSTNGHFFSGDSYGALSRNGGSSTDSPDRGSFGTKETSLSELDIYGSSRYEAMLLRGEDVRNTSWLHGGFDDDKPDQSPLFDHRFEPLPEPFSPF; encoded by the exons ATGGAGGACCTGCTGGACGCCGAGATCGGCAAGAACGACTACGACTG GCTTCTTACACCGCCTGGGACGCCCCGTGTTCCTGCTCTGGAGGTTGCTCAGAAAATACCATCCTCAAATATATTGCCTAAGCGCACCCTCACTAGATCTTCCTCAACTACAAGAGCATCAAGG CTTTCGGTGTCTCAAACAGAGAATGGACATTCTGCAGTTCCCACTAGACCAGCAAGAAGTAACTCTGTAACCCGCCCTTCTATCCAATCAACTCTCATGTCAAGCAATAACAGGACATCAGTTCTCAGCGCAAGTATTTCATCTGTCAGTTCAAGACCTACAACCCCAAGTAGGCGAAGCAGCACCATTGCTGCGCCAAAACAATTGGTGCCAGCTTCACGTCCAGTTCCAGCAAGGTCATCTACTCCTGTTAAACCTCGTCCATCTACACCATCCAAAACTCGCCCGTCTACTCCTGTGAAAACTCATCAAGCAACATCTAACTCTGCAACTGACGCAGCTGCTGGCAGGACCACAGCCACCCAAAGTTCAAGGCCATCGACTCCAAATTCTCGGTCTCGAATTATGTTGAATTCCTCTTCAGGTTCTATTCCTGCAATGAGCCGCCCAAGTCCATCCGTAGGTATCATTCCTGCAACGAGCCGCCCAGGCGCTTCCTCAAGTAATGGTCATGGGACAAGCCATCCCACCTCATTGTCTTCTGGTACAGTTCCTTCAGTCAGTCGCTCCAGCTCACGATCATCTACACCTACACGTCAGCCTGCAGTGCGTTCATCGACCCCAGCTATGGGCCGTTCGCCTTCTTTTGGACGCACTTCTAGTAGCAATAGCTTGACGACATCTATGAACCGACCTGCAGCTAGTAGTGGCCGAAGTTCAGCACCGTCATCAGCTCCATCATCCCGTCCAAGTTCCCCAGGTCCACGACCCCGAGCTCCAGTGCGCTCACATGACATTCCTTCATCGGCTCCAGCATCTCGTCCAAGTTCCCCAGGTGCACGACCCCGAGCTCCAGTGCGGCCACATGATACCCCTTCATCAGCTCCTTCATCTCGTCCAAGCTCCCCAAGTCCACGACCCCGAGCTCCGGTGCGGCCACTTGATATCCCTGATTTCCCAAATGAAACACCACCAAACCTAAGGACAAAGCTACCTGAGCGACCACTATCTGCTGGTAGATCACGCCCTGGAATGGCTTCAGGAATAAGATCAAACCCACATGCTGAACAGTTAGCTGCCTCGGCTCCTGCAAAAAAGCTCTCCGTGCCTGCTGCAAGTCGTAATAAGTTTTCAGATCCACCATCAAAGGCGCCTTCTCGCTCCAATGGACACCAAAATAGGCAGTCTGAAAGGCCCGTTGTTGACAGTCAAGCTACTAGGACTGCACGGACTGGTGCAGTTGCAGGCGATAATGGATTCGGGAGGACAATTTCAAAGAATTCACTTGACATGGCAATCAAGCACATG GACATTCGGCAGAACTTGGGTGGCATCCGTGGCGCATCCCTGTTTCCCCACAGCATCCGCTCGAGCGCCGGCAAGGCCCGCCCGGTCCGAATGTCTGACCCCGGGCATCCCACCTCGAACGGTGACCACCGGCACTACGCCGACAACGGCAGCACCAACGGGCACTTCTTCTCGGGCGACTCGTACGGGGCCCTGTCGCGCAACGGAGGCAGCTCGACGGACTCGCCGGATCGGGGAAGCTTCGGGACCAAGGAGACGTCCCTGAGCGAGCTGGACATCTACGGGAGCTCGCGGTACGAGGCGATGCTGCTGCGCGGGGAGGACGTGAGGAACACGAGCTGGCTGCACGGCGGGTTCGACGACGACAAGCCCGACCAGAGCCCCCTGTTCGACCACCGGTTCGAGCCGCTCCCGGAGCCCTTCAGCCCCTTCTGA